The Anolis sagrei isolate rAnoSag1 chromosome Y, rAnoSag1.mat, whole genome shotgun sequence genome contains a region encoding:
- the LOC132780144 gene encoding LOW QUALITY PROTEIN: protein phosphatase 1 regulatory subunit 14A (The sequence of the model RefSeq protein was modified relative to this genomic sequence to represent the inferred CDS: inserted 1 base in 1 codon) has protein sequence QCAVSARRGPPGLLXLQPRRGGPAGGAAEAPAPIGQAGEEEEEEEEEEALLPLRRYKARWVPSGVGFGAMAANRVGRRLGRASPARPGAALSPEGSRTDRTPSPGIQRRQARVTVKYDRRELQRRLDTEKWIDGWLEELYRGQEEDMPDEVNIDTLLEMGTDSERAKKLQSILETCHNNTEEFIRELLGKLRGLRTEHVLRRTSPGGRGDVEPGTEIREQV, from the exons CAATGCGCGGTATCAGCCAGAAGGGGGCCGCCTGGCTTGC GTCTGCAGCCTCGACGGGGCGGACCAGCAGGTGGCGCTGCAGAGGCGCCTGCCCCAATTGGgcaagcaggagaggaggaggaggaggaggaggaggaggaggcgctgcTCCCCCTCCGACGTTATAAAGCCCGGTGGGTCCCGTCCGGCGTGGGATTTGGAGCCATGGCGGCCAACCGGGTGGGCAGGAGGCTGGGGCGGGCTTCTCCGGCGCGGCCGGGCGCGGCGCTCTCCCCGGAAGGCTCCCGCACGGACCGGACCCCGAGCCCCGGCATCCAGAGGCGCCAAGCCCGAGTCACCGTCAAATACGACCGGAGGGAGCTGCAGAGGCGCCTCGACACTGAGAAGTGGATCGACGGCTGGTTGGAGGAGCTCTACCGGGGCCAG GAAGAAGACATGCCGGATGAGGTGAACATCGACACTCTCCTAGAGATGGGCACAGACAGCGAGAGGGCTAAGAAGCTGCAG agTATCTTGGAAACATGCCACAACAACACAGAG GAGTTCATCCGGGAGCTGCTGGGGAAGCTGCGAGGTCTCCGGACAGAACACGTCCTCCGACGGACGAGCCCCGGCGGCCGAGGAGACGTAGAGCCAGGCACTGAAATACGGGAGCAAGTCTGA